The Amycolatopsis viridis genome window below encodes:
- a CDS encoding LuxE/PaaK family acyltransferase — translation MSLLAELTALTAHHRARCAAYDRILTALGAGGEFESVADLPWLPVRLFKTHELKSIPDEEVFKVLTSSGTTGAPSRIFLDRAAAAAQTQHLAATLQTVLGPRRLPMLMVDTAGVVQDRRTFSARGAGVLGMANFGRKHVYVLDEHDEPDVEAVRGFLARHGDEPFLIFGFTFMVWRYLYRMAREHGFDLSNGILLHSGGWKKLADQAVDNATFRRAFAADTGLRRIHNYYGMVEQIGTVFVEGAAGDGLYCPDFADVIIRDPVTFAEQPVGVPGVIEVVSTLPRSYPGHVLLTEDLGVCHGVDDGERPGKRFSVLGRLPKAEVRGCSDTFGAPAA, via the coding sequence ATGAGCCTGCTCGCCGAGCTGACCGCGCTCACCGCCCACCACCGGGCGCGCTGCGCGGCCTACGACCGGATCCTCACCGCGCTGGGCGCGGGCGGGGAGTTCGAGTCCGTGGCGGACCTGCCGTGGCTGCCGGTCCGGCTGTTCAAGACGCACGAGCTGAAGAGCATCCCGGACGAGGAGGTGTTCAAGGTCCTCACCTCCTCCGGCACCACCGGCGCGCCGTCGCGGATCTTCCTCGACCGGGCGGCGGCGGCCGCGCAGACCCAGCACCTGGCTGCGACGCTGCAAACGGTGCTCGGCCCGCGGCGGTTGCCGATGCTGATGGTGGACACCGCCGGGGTGGTGCAGGACCGGCGCACGTTCTCCGCCCGCGGCGCCGGCGTGCTCGGCATGGCGAACTTCGGGCGCAAGCACGTCTACGTCCTCGACGAGCACGACGAGCCGGACGTCGAGGCGGTGCGCGGGTTCCTGGCGCGCCACGGGGACGAACCGTTCCTGATCTTCGGGTTCACCTTCATGGTGTGGCGGTACCTGTACCGGATGGCGCGCGAGCACGGGTTCGACCTGTCGAACGGGATCCTGCTGCACTCCGGCGGCTGGAAGAAGCTCGCCGACCAGGCGGTGGACAACGCGACCTTCCGCCGCGCCTTCGCCGCGGACACCGGGTTGCGGCGGATCCACAACTATTACGGCATGGTCGAGCAGATCGGCACGGTGTTCGTGGAGGGCGCCGCCGGTGACGGCCTGTACTGCCCGGACTTCGCCGACGTGATCATCCGCGACCCGGTGACGTTCGCGGAGCAGCCGGTCGGGGTTCCCGGCGTGATCGAGGTCGTGAGCACGTTGCCGCGTTCGTATCCCGGGCACGTGCTGCTGACCGAGGACCTCGGGGTGTGCCACGGCGTTGACGACGGCGAGCGGCCCGGCAAACGGTTCTCCGTGCTGGGCCGGCTGCCGAAGGCCGAGGTGCGCGGCTGCTCCGACACGTTCGGAGCGCCGGCCGCATGA
- a CDS encoding AMP-binding protein, translated as MTLLAPGARLVDAASGTVLGGAALTGEVERRAGELAALPDGVLFARTAVDLPSVLTYLAAMAASRAVALIDPALDVPVLTGLIERFHPAAVLGAPAAAPPDGYRAAGGGHWLRRDPDGIRPHPDLAVLLPTSGSTGNPKLVRLSRTAVLTNAHAIADVLGIDEREVAPTTLPLHYSYGLSVLNSHLASGATVVVERDGILGRGFWDAVTAHECTSVAGVPYHYEVLRRLKFDPTANPGVHTLTQAGGRMRPELIAEFDTLMRSAGGRLFVMYGQTEAAPRMAIMPSERLAEKIGSVGPALPGGRFAIRRPDGGDTTHPKITGEIVYHGPNVMMGYASTAGQLALGDECGGVLPTGDLGYLDEEGFLFVTGRLKRIGKVFGNRISLDDLEQATRATGLGIDIVAAVPADDKVVLFAEGITADTGKAASRALAERLHLHASGFDVRSIDTIPLLASGKIDYQALADQV; from the coding sequence GGCGAGGTCGAGCGGCGCGCCGGCGAACTCGCCGCCCTGCCGGACGGCGTGCTGTTCGCCCGCACCGCCGTGGACCTGCCCAGCGTGCTCACCTACCTCGCGGCCATGGCGGCGTCCCGCGCGGTCGCGCTCATCGACCCCGCGCTCGACGTGCCGGTGCTGACCGGCCTGATCGAGCGGTTCCACCCGGCCGCGGTGCTCGGCGCGCCCGCCGCCGCGCCGCCGGACGGGTACCGGGCCGCCGGCGGCGGGCACTGGCTCCGCCGGGACCCCGACGGCATCCGCCCGCACCCCGACCTCGCCGTGCTGCTGCCCACCAGCGGCTCGACCGGCAACCCGAAGCTGGTCCGGTTGTCCCGCACGGCCGTCCTGACCAACGCGCACGCCATCGCCGACGTGCTCGGCATCGACGAGCGCGAGGTCGCGCCCACCACGCTGCCGCTGCACTACAGCTACGGACTGTCGGTGCTCAACTCGCACCTGGCCAGCGGCGCGACCGTGGTCGTCGAACGGGACGGCATCCTCGGCCGCGGCTTCTGGGACGCCGTCACCGCGCACGAGTGCACGTCGGTCGCCGGCGTGCCCTACCACTACGAGGTGCTGCGGCGCCTGAAGTTCGACCCCACCGCCAACCCCGGGGTGCACACGCTCACCCAGGCCGGCGGTCGCATGCGGCCCGAACTGATCGCCGAGTTCGACACGCTCATGCGCTCGGCGGGCGGCCGGTTGTTCGTGATGTACGGCCAGACCGAGGCCGCGCCGCGGATGGCGATCATGCCGTCGGAGCGGCTCGCCGAGAAGATCGGCTCGGTCGGTCCGGCGCTGCCCGGTGGGCGGTTCGCGATCCGCCGCCCGGACGGAGGTGACACCACCCACCCCAAGATCACCGGCGAGATCGTCTACCACGGGCCGAACGTGATGATGGGCTACGCCTCGACGGCCGGGCAGCTCGCGCTGGGCGACGAGTGCGGCGGCGTGCTGCCCACCGGCGACCTCGGCTACCTCGACGAGGAGGGGTTCCTGTTCGTCACCGGACGGCTCAAGCGGATCGGCAAGGTGTTCGGCAACCGGATCAGCCTGGACGACCTCGAGCAGGCCACGCGCGCGACCGGGCTGGGCATCGACATCGTGGCCGCGGTCCCGGCCGACGACAAGGTCGTGCTGTTCGCCGAGGGCATCACCGCGGACACCGGCAAGGCCGCGTCCCGGGCGCTGGCGGAACGGCTGCACCTGCACGCGTCCGGTTTCGACGTGCGCTCCATCGACACGATCCCGCTGCTGGCCAGCGGGAAGATCGACTACCAGGCGCTGGCGGACCAGGTATGA